One Triticum dicoccoides isolate Atlit2015 ecotype Zavitan chromosome 4B, WEW_v2.0, whole genome shotgun sequence genomic window carries:
- the LOC119292816 gene encoding serine/threonine-protein phosphatase 7 long form homolog produces the protein MAPRREPRPPLADNIGPRYCMLDWAFDKGHRARFIENGETLQPLRMRGHGIHGHMDYDERYAPLFKRARLLGFVLQFKRQSPTLVHAALTALIDRWRPETHSFHLPCGEMTVTLEDWGMITAMPIEGHALTGRVERANWQERVTTLIDDCPGAKSNRTSGVPLIWLSEHRRTCPQGADEATVELYARAYLWYILSEVVFPDSSGNSANWAYLFFLADWDAGYSWGTASLAYLYRSLDDATQRTGDKSNMGVFVWAFSIWMWERLPVGRPEKLPRRPWEDYGEEGEETRNPTVAYEWDVVKLYTGLNKTSYKTYTNELDALTHTQVIWCPYRQEREWAFDLNVMCDADRGIWRCIVPMICVYAVEWHLPQRVATQFGIYQHTPPGQPTDTGGHALHLMSRQKNQSITDWGEEHKTHVTEWNRRRWRKDVERRATQGLIGSSSHAPSSSRLVGEEEEEDEDEEATHEEEEGEEDESNGEEEYDEDYGPPPTQTSQASQLPKRNPKKKDLLSPDPFQRPVPRRPKKKTEETQDPTARKPGGRVTQPTARHHGRRVNLPPGPLHISLQKLSAKPCHTLPPEHLAVGLDILPPSCLAVRY, from the exons atggccccgaggagagaacc GCGGCCACCTCTTGCGGACAACATCGGCCCACGGTACTGCATGCTGGACTGGGCATTCGACAAGGGTCATCGTGCCCGTTTCATAGAGAACGGAGAG ACGCTCCAGCCACTGCGCATGAGGGGTCACGGGATTCATGGGCATATGGACTACGACGAGCGCTACGCGCCGCTCTTCAAGAGAGCCCGTCTGTTGGGTTTCGTGCTGCAGTTCAAGCGTCAGTCGCCGACGCTTGTCCACGCGGCTCTCACAGCTCTGATTGACCGTTGGAGACCGGAGACCCATTCTTTCCATCTGCCATGCGGGGAGATGACGGTGACCCTAGAGGACTGGGGGATGATTACTGCAATGCCGATCGAGGGTCATGCACTCACCGGTCGAGTGGAGAGGGCCAACTGGCAGGAGAGGGTCACCACCCTCATCGACGACTGCCCCGGTGCCAAGAGTAACCGTACATCCGGTGTGCCGTTGATCTGGCTCTCGGAGCACCGGAGGACATGCCCCCAAGGCGCAGATGAGGCGACTGTGGAGTTGTACGCGAGGGCCTATCTGTGGTATATTCTCTCGGAGGTCGTGTTTCCAGACAGCTCCGGGAACTCTGCCAACTGGGCGTATTTGTTCTTCCTAGCGGATTGGGATGCAGGGTACAGTTGGGGGACGGCATCTCTCGCCTACCTATACCGTTCG CTTGACGACGCAACGCAGAGGACGGGAGACAAGTCCAATATGGGTGTCTTTGTCTGGGccttctccatttggatgtgggagcggctgccggtggggcGTCCGGAGAAGTTGCCAAGACGCCCATGGGAAGACTATGGCGAAGAAGGCGAAGAGACTCGAAACCCCACCGTAGCTTACGAGTGGGACGTTGTCAAACTCTACACgggcctaaacaagacttcgtacaaGACCTACACCAACGAGTTGGACGCTTTGACGCATACGCAG GTAATCTGGTGCCCGTATCGACAAGAACGAGAGTGGGCCTTTGATCTGAACGTGATGTGCGATGCGGACCGTGGTATCTGgcggtgcatcgtgcccatgatctGTGTGTACGCCGTCGAGTGGCATTTGCCACAACGCGTGGCCACGCAGTTTGGGATTTATCAGCATACCCCACCGGGCCAGCCCACCGATACCGGCGGCCACGCGCTGCACCT CATGAGCCGGCAGAAGAATCAGTCGATCACAGACTGGGGAGAGGAGCATAAGACTCATGTGACGGAGTGGAATCGACGGAGGTGGCGTAAAGACGTGGAGAGGAG AGCCACACAGGGTCTCATCGGCTCATCGAGCCATGCTCCCTCGTCGTCCAGGTTGgttggggaggaggaggaagaggatgaggatgaggaggccacacatgaagaagaggagggggaggaggatgagagcaacggggaggaggagtacgatgaagaTTATGGACCTCCACCAACTCAAACATCTCAGGCATCTCAGCTGCCGAAGAGgaatccgaagaagaaggatttgctGAGTCCGGACCCTTTCCAGAGACCGGTTCCTCGCCGGCCCAAGAAGAAGACCGAAGAGACTC AGGACCCTACCGCCAGGAAACCTGGCGGTAGGGTTACACAACCTACCGCCAGACACCATGGCCGTAGGGTGAACCTACCGCCAGGGCCCTTGCATATTTCGTTACAGAAACTT